One Stigmatella aurantiaca genomic window carries:
- a CDS encoding alpha-amylase family glycosyl hydrolase has protein sequence MAWALLPTLCLAGCAHAPPAASPPPEVAAAPAPAPAAPAPRPWADEILYFVVVDRFADGDPTNNVPGDTSAPGTFHGGDLQGLIQQLDELTSLGITALWITPVVKNVEGFVTGSGFPDWAYHGYWADDFHTMDPRFGTEEQLRTLVREAHARGIRVLLDVVYNHAGYGTRYQRMAETKDWLRSEELGNCGQDNNITSCVAGLPDFKTERPEVAQYLLDAQIAWAKRSGVDGFRLDTLKHLEHGFWQEHRRQTRAALGPDFFLLGELWGGELASLDKYFVNDEVDAGFDFSFQGSTLAFLMGRGRTVAFDRYLQSRGKIRPGYHLSHFLSSHDVPGALFQLGGDKVRFQLAAVLQLTTGGIPTIYYGEEVARPGGDWPANRDDMPWGPRDVKPGAGKPRDEALRKTYQKLISIRRAHPALSRGTHRGLSTDGDLYVFLRHEAASGDVVMVAINRGQTPATVSLPWPEPWGATAAEDLLNGGRLEGPALELTVEPLSARILGKPG, from the coding sequence ATGGCGTGGGCGCTGCTCCCCACGCTCTGCCTGGCCGGTTGTGCCCACGCGCCCCCGGCCGCTTCCCCCCCGCCCGAGGTGGCTGCGGCGCCCGCGCCCGCCCCTGCAGCGCCCGCACCCCGCCCCTGGGCCGACGAGATCCTCTACTTCGTCGTCGTGGACCGCTTCGCGGATGGGGACCCCACGAACAACGTCCCGGGGGACACCTCCGCGCCGGGGACCTTCCATGGCGGGGACCTCCAGGGGCTCATCCAGCAGTTGGATGAGCTGACGTCGCTGGGCATCACCGCGCTGTGGATCACCCCGGTGGTGAAGAACGTGGAGGGCTTCGTCACCGGCTCGGGCTTCCCGGACTGGGCCTACCACGGGTACTGGGCGGATGACTTCCACACGATGGATCCGCGCTTCGGCACCGAGGAGCAGCTGCGGACGCTGGTGAGGGAGGCCCACGCGCGGGGCATCCGCGTGCTGCTGGACGTCGTCTACAACCACGCCGGCTACGGCACGCGCTACCAGCGCATGGCGGAGACGAAGGACTGGCTGCGCTCGGAGGAGCTGGGCAACTGCGGCCAGGACAACAACATCACCTCGTGCGTGGCGGGCCTGCCGGACTTCAAGACCGAGCGCCCCGAGGTGGCCCAGTACCTGCTGGACGCGCAGATCGCCTGGGCCAAGCGCTCCGGCGTGGATGGCTTCCGGCTGGACACCCTCAAGCACCTGGAGCACGGTTTCTGGCAGGAGCACCGCCGCCAGACGCGCGCGGCGCTCGGCCCGGACTTCTTCCTGCTGGGGGAGCTGTGGGGCGGCGAGCTGGCCTCGCTCGACAAGTACTTCGTCAACGACGAGGTGGATGCCGGCTTCGACTTCAGCTTCCAGGGCAGCACCCTGGCGTTCCTGATGGGGCGCGGGCGCACGGTGGCCTTCGACCGCTACCTCCAGTCGCGCGGCAAGATTCGCCCCGGCTACCACCTGTCGCACTTCCTGTCCTCGCACGACGTGCCCGGGGCCCTGTTCCAGCTCGGCGGGGACAAGGTCCGCTTCCAGCTCGCGGCGGTGCTCCAGCTCACCACCGGCGGCATCCCCACCATTTATTACGGGGAAGAGGTGGCCCGGCCGGGCGGCGACTGGCCCGCCAACCGGGACGACATGCCCTGGGGTCCAAGAGACGTGAAGCCCGGGGCCGGCAAGCCTCGCGACGAGGCGCTTCGTAAGACGTACCAGAAGCTCATCTCGATTCGCCGCGCGCACCCGGCGCTCTCGCGCGGCACGCACCGGGGCCTGTCCACCGACGGCGACCTGTACGTGTTCTTGCGCCACGAGGCGGCGTCCGGGGACGTGGTGATGGTGGCCATCAACCGCGGGCAGACCCCGGCCACCGTCTCCCTGCCGTGGCCGGAGCCCTGGGGGGCCACGGCCGCGGAGGACCTGCTGAACGGGGGGAGGCTGGAAGGCCCTGCCCTGGAGCTCACCGTCGAGCCACTCTCGGCGCGAATCCTGGGCAAACCGGGCTAA
- a CDS encoding ABC transporter ATP-binding protein: protein MAEVTFKNVAKRYGAVSIIEGLNLDIQDHEFLVLVGPSGCGKSTALRMIAGLEEITGGTVSIGGRVVNGLPPKDRDVAMVFQNYALYPHMSVRENLEFGLKIRKTPRPEMDKLVNEAAEVLAITHLLDRKPKQLSGGQRQRVALGRAIVRKPAVFLFDEPLSNLDAKLRVAMRAEIKKLQHRLRVTSVYVTHDQIEAMTMGHRIAVMKEGRLQQLGTPLEVYERPANVFVAQFIGTPPMNFLDATLDAQATTLVGEGFTLPVPQSLRPVTAGKGNLKVKVGIRPDNLLAPGLSTRGETAPLQTKVEIVEPLGNEIIVHSSQGSNALVYRLPPTQTPEPGQLLAVGVELDSLHLFDAQTEQRLTA, encoded by the coding sequence ATGGCCGAGGTAACGTTCAAGAACGTGGCGAAGCGGTACGGCGCGGTGTCCATCATCGAGGGGCTGAACCTCGACATCCAGGACCACGAGTTCCTGGTGCTGGTGGGCCCCTCCGGCTGCGGCAAGTCCACCGCGCTGCGGATGATCGCCGGCCTGGAGGAGATCACCGGCGGCACCGTCTCCATCGGCGGCCGCGTGGTCAATGGCCTGCCTCCCAAGGATCGCGACGTGGCGATGGTGTTCCAGAACTACGCGCTCTACCCGCACATGTCCGTGCGGGAGAACCTCGAGTTCGGCCTCAAGATTCGCAAGACGCCGCGCCCGGAGATGGACAAGCTGGTGAACGAGGCGGCCGAGGTGCTGGCCATCACCCACCTGCTGGACCGCAAGCCCAAGCAGCTCTCCGGCGGCCAGCGCCAGCGCGTGGCCCTGGGCCGCGCCATCGTGCGCAAGCCGGCCGTGTTCCTCTTCGACGAGCCGCTGTCCAACCTGGATGCCAAGCTGCGCGTGGCCATGCGCGCGGAGATCAAGAAGCTCCAGCATCGGCTCCGGGTGACGAGCGTCTACGTGACGCACGACCAGATCGAAGCCATGACGATGGGCCACCGCATCGCGGTGATGAAGGAGGGCAGGCTGCAGCAGCTCGGCACGCCGCTGGAGGTGTACGAGCGCCCCGCCAACGTCTTCGTGGCCCAGTTCATCGGCACCCCGCCGATGAACTTCCTGGATGCCACCCTGGATGCCCAGGCCACCACGCTGGTGGGCGAAGGCTTCACCCTGCCGGTGCCCCAGAGCCTGCGCCCCGTCACCGCCGGCAAGGGCAACCTCAAGGTGAAGGTGGGCATCCGCCCCGACAACCTGCTGGCCCCCGGCCTGTCCACGCGCGGCGAGACGGCCCCGCTCCAGACGAAGGTGGAGATCGTCGAGCCGCTGGGCAATGAAATCATCGTCCACTCCAGCCAGGGCTCCAACGCCCTCGTCTACCGGCTCCCCCCGACGCAGACGCCCGAGCCGGGCCAGCTGCTGGCGGTGGGCGTGGAGCTGGACTCGCTGCACCTCTTCGACGCCCAAACCGAGCAACGCCTCACCGCCTGA
- a CDS encoding carbohydrate ABC transporter permease: MNPPEKTSSGLRRPRVLVGLALALALGLFVAHGLLARAREDASLEREQRRALISLRALTELVQRAGGSGDAVRAAVASWQDQLPAGSAVRVVAFSGIRLEASTFPEDQGDKAAPRRLSREEKPLYDRGQRLRTSVETNREESGARKQELEAEGLPGGGRLISAPVEVEGTVVGMVELATPPLPKVEPPGLVPALLAFLLPLLLVAAVGFAPLRRQWQLTAVAAVAFLGGMGAYAAHSLTSLEDAVRGSQQAVADQLEAMTGRARTVMEAQGLPAEPPLTPGTWDADLFRRPLGLLTAQGQVNTPMVDARVERQRGEAQQALFGLGGVGLALVLLIGLGGVHRLAHTVKENRQAYAYIAPAMLGMLVLIFFPFFYGITLSFTDANLYNSNQALADIWIGLRNYQDILGDFSIAHRGEEGQWVFNYLNFYWTLMFTVVWTVTNVTIGVTVGLTLALILNTPKLALRPIYRVLLILPWAMPNYITALIWKGMFHQQFGVVNHVIRMFGGQGLSWFESPFTSFFTALATNGWLSFPFMMVVSLGALQSIPAELYEAARVDGASRWEQFRAITLPSLKPALMPAVILSVVWTFNMFNIIFLVTEGEPGNSTEILVTQAYKYAFQRYRYGYAAAYSTVIFGILLLYSVVQNRITRATEAT, encoded by the coding sequence TTGAACCCTCCCGAGAAGACCTCCTCCGGCCTGCGCCGGCCCCGCGTGCTCGTGGGACTGGCGCTGGCGCTGGCGCTGGGGCTGTTCGTTGCCCATGGACTGCTGGCCCGGGCGCGGGAGGATGCCTCGCTCGAACGCGAGCAGCGCCGGGCCCTCATCTCCCTGCGCGCGCTCACGGAGCTGGTGCAGCGGGCAGGGGGCAGCGGCGATGCGGTGCGCGCGGCCGTGGCCTCCTGGCAGGACCAGCTGCCCGCGGGCAGCGCCGTGCGGGTGGTGGCCTTCTCCGGCATCCGCCTGGAGGCCTCCACCTTCCCGGAGGACCAGGGCGACAAGGCCGCCCCGCGCCGGCTCTCGCGCGAGGAGAAGCCCCTCTATGACCGGGGACAGCGGCTGCGCACCTCGGTGGAGACCAACCGCGAGGAGAGCGGCGCCCGCAAGCAGGAGCTGGAGGCCGAGGGGCTGCCCGGCGGCGGCCGGCTGATCTCCGCGCCGGTGGAGGTGGAGGGCACCGTGGTGGGCATGGTGGAGCTGGCCACCCCGCCCCTGCCCAAGGTCGAGCCACCGGGCCTGGTGCCCGCGCTGCTCGCCTTCCTGCTGCCGCTGCTGCTCGTCGCGGCGGTGGGCTTCGCCCCGCTGCGGCGCCAGTGGCAGCTCACCGCCGTGGCGGCGGTGGCGTTCCTCGGCGGCATGGGCGCTTATGCCGCCCACTCGCTCACCTCGCTGGAGGACGCGGTGCGCGGCTCGCAGCAGGCCGTGGCCGATCAGTTGGAGGCGATGACGGGCCGTGCCCGGACGGTGATGGAGGCGCAGGGCCTGCCGGCCGAGCCGCCGCTCACCCCGGGCACCTGGGACGCGGACCTGTTCCGCCGGCCCCTGGGACTGCTCACCGCGCAGGGCCAGGTGAACACGCCCATGGTCGATGCGCGCGTGGAGCGGCAGCGCGGCGAGGCCCAGCAGGCCTTGTTTGGCCTGGGCGGGGTGGGGCTGGCGCTGGTGCTGCTCATTGGACTGGGCGGCGTGCACCGCCTGGCCCACACCGTGAAGGAGAACCGCCAGGCCTACGCGTACATCGCACCGGCGATGCTGGGCATGCTGGTGCTCATCTTCTTCCCGTTCTTCTACGGCATCACGCTGTCCTTCACGGACGCCAACCTCTACAACAGCAACCAGGCGCTGGCGGACATCTGGATCGGCCTGCGCAACTACCAGGACATCCTCGGGGACTTCTCCATCGCCCACCGGGGCGAGGAGGGCCAGTGGGTGTTCAACTACCTGAACTTCTACTGGACGCTGATGTTCACGGTGGTGTGGACCGTCACCAACGTCACCATCGGCGTGACGGTGGGGCTCACGCTGGCGCTCATCCTCAACACGCCCAAGCTGGCGCTGCGCCCCATCTACCGGGTGCTGCTCATCCTGCCGTGGGCCATGCCCAACTACATCACCGCGCTCATCTGGAAGGGCATGTTCCACCAGCAGTTCGGCGTGGTGAACCATGTCATCCGCATGTTCGGCGGGCAGGGGCTGAGCTGGTTCGAGTCGCCCTTCACCAGCTTCTTCACGGCGCTGGCCACCAACGGCTGGCTGAGCTTCCCGTTCATGATGGTGGTGTCGCTGGGCGCGCTGCAGTCCATCCCCGCGGAGCTCTACGAGGCGGCACGCGTGGACGGGGCCTCGCGCTGGGAGCAGTTCCGGGCCATCACCCTGCCCTCGCTCAAGCCGGCGCTGATGCCCGCCGTCATCCTCTCGGTGGTGTGGACCTTCAACATGTTCAACATCATCTTCCTGGTGACGGAAGGTGAGCCGGGCAACTCCACGGAGATTCTCGTCACCCAGGCGTACAAGTACGCCTTCCAGCGCTACCGCTACGGCTACGCGGCCGCGTACTCCACCGTCATCTTCGGCATCCTGCTGCTCTACAGCGTGGTGCAGAACCGCATCACCCGCGCCACGGAGGCCACCTGA
- a CDS encoding sugar ABC transporter permease, whose amino-acid sequence MATQREGLSHLPLHAVLLGFTVFTLYPILWVISIAFSGRQSLAITTLPEQATWADRLRAVTPWPEVWSFSNFSSVMTDQPFARWIFNSAIIAMGTTVVGMFLACTAAYAFSRFEFPGRRAGLMSFLVSQMFPGTLMLIPLFIILVQWLKLGNSRLGLIIVYATTSIPFSVWMLKGYFDTIPKELEEAAIMEGASVGRVFWTIVLPLAKPALAVTALFSFMTSWNEFILAATFMEQDTMYTAPVGLRFFVGGYSQQWGYFAAGSIIVSIPVVLLFLFLQKYLVSGLTAGGVKG is encoded by the coding sequence ATGGCAACGCAACGCGAGGGCCTCTCGCACCTGCCGCTGCACGCGGTGCTGCTGGGCTTCACGGTGTTCACGCTCTACCCCATCCTCTGGGTCATCTCGATTGCCTTCTCGGGACGCCAGAGCCTGGCCATCACCACCCTGCCCGAGCAGGCCACGTGGGCGGACCGGCTGCGCGCCGTCACCCCGTGGCCCGAGGTGTGGTCCTTCTCCAACTTCAGCTCGGTGATGACGGATCAGCCGTTCGCGCGGTGGATCTTCAACAGCGCCATCATCGCGATGGGCACCACCGTGGTGGGGATGTTCCTGGCGTGCACGGCGGCGTATGCCTTCAGCCGCTTCGAGTTCCCGGGCAGGCGCGCGGGGCTGATGTCCTTCCTCGTGTCCCAGATGTTCCCGGGCACGCTGATGCTCATCCCGCTGTTCATCATCCTGGTGCAGTGGCTGAAGCTGGGCAACTCGCGCCTGGGCCTCATCATCGTCTACGCCACCACCTCCATTCCCTTCAGCGTGTGGATGCTCAAGGGCTACTTCGACACCATCCCGAAGGAGCTGGAGGAGGCGGCCATCATGGAGGGCGCCTCGGTGGGGCGCGTGTTCTGGACCATCGTGCTGCCGCTGGCCAAGCCCGCGCTGGCCGTCACGGCGCTCTTCTCCTTCATGACGTCGTGGAACGAGTTCATCCTCGCGGCCACCTTCATGGAGCAGGACACGATGTACACGGCGCCCGTGGGGCTGCGCTTCTTCGTGGGCGGCTACTCCCAGCAATGGGGCTACTTCGCCGCGGGCTCCATCATCGTCTCCATCCCCGTGGTGCTCCTGTTCCTGTTCCTCCAGAAGTACCTCGTCTCCGGCCTCACCGCCGGCGGCGTCAAGGGCTGA
- a CDS encoding glucodextranase DOMON-like domain-containing protein — protein sequence MKTRLATLTLAASLLGLPAAAAGKLTFKDPTGDDNGPGKYVYPTDTVYKKGTFDLTEVTVEKKGDNVEFTASLGANMEDPWKMGSGFSLQMVFIFIDKDGKAGSGHTEGLPGLNIQFAPEAAWEKVVILSPQAAPRLKSEVGNKAASLKDDVVVPSRTKGSGRKLTGSVKASELGEGDPSQWGFQVVVQSNEGFPAGNDLMTRKVNEYEGQHRFGGGHDGECDPHVIDTLAGSAKGDASEAKAQHDMLKYECAEDGSTKSPATLTMIRQGK from the coding sequence ATGAAGACCCGCCTCGCCACCCTCACCCTGGCCGCCTCGCTGCTGGGGCTCCCCGCCGCGGCCGCCGGCAAGCTCACCTTCAAGGACCCCACGGGCGATGACAACGGCCCGGGCAAGTACGTCTACCCGACGGACACCGTCTACAAGAAGGGCACGTTCGATCTCACCGAAGTCACCGTGGAGAAGAAGGGTGACAACGTGGAGTTCACCGCCAGCCTCGGCGCCAACATGGAAGACCCCTGGAAGATGGGCAGCGGGTTCTCCCTCCAGATGGTCTTCATCTTCATCGACAAGGACGGCAAGGCGGGCAGCGGCCACACCGAGGGCCTGCCGGGCCTGAACATCCAGTTCGCCCCTGAGGCCGCCTGGGAGAAGGTCGTCATCCTCTCGCCGCAGGCCGCCCCCCGCCTGAAGTCCGAGGTTGGCAACAAGGCCGCCTCGCTGAAGGACGACGTCGTGGTGCCCTCGCGCACCAAGGGCTCGGGCCGCAAGCTCACCGGCTCGGTGAAGGCCTCGGAGCTGGGCGAGGGCGACCCCAGCCAGTGGGGCTTCCAGGTGGTGGTGCAGTCCAACGAGGGCTTCCCCGCCGGCAATGACCTGATGACGCGCAAGGTCAACGAGTACGAGGGCCAGCACCGCTTCGGCGGCGGCCACGACGGGGAGTGTGATCCGCACGTCATCGACACCCTGGCGGGCAGCGCCAAGGGCGACGCCTCCGAGGCGAAGGCCCAGCACGACATGTTGAAGTACGAGTGCGCCGAGGACGGCAGCACCAAATCGCCCGCAACCCTGACAATGATTCGTCAGGGCAAGTAA
- a CDS encoding extracellular solute-binding protein: MKTLRLLTAAVCFCALGLLPLSASAAELVLWHSYRAEEKAAMDKLVAQYNAANAAKGITVKALPVPYDAFADKITATVPRGKGPDLFIFAQDRLGGWIEAGNTIEPIDFFVDDTLKKRFIPTTLDAMTYRGTLYGLPLNYKVTTLIYNKKLVPTPPKTSAELVQIAKKITNKGAGKFGLAYAYGDFYYHAALMNGFGGGVFDAKFTPTMNSPANVKSIDLLMKWIDKDGILPAEPSTALVTSLFNDGKTGMVISGPWFLGEIAKGIEYGLAPLPTLDEADGKPMRPWMTVEGVYVTAPSQNKEAAFDFAKFLTDTASAKVLALEGRQSPGNAQVYTDAQVSKDPQLKPFRDQVDTAVPMPNAPEMTMIWSPATTAMNSILKKTATPKAALDTAQKAVAKDIAGLRKK; encoded by the coding sequence ATGAAGACCTTGAGATTGCTGACCGCGGCCGTGTGCTTCTGTGCCCTCGGCCTGCTGCCCCTGTCCGCCTCCGCCGCCGAACTGGTCCTCTGGCACTCCTACCGCGCCGAGGAGAAGGCTGCGATGGACAAGCTGGTGGCCCAGTACAACGCGGCCAACGCCGCCAAGGGCATCACGGTGAAGGCGCTGCCGGTGCCGTACGACGCCTTCGCCGACAAGATCACCGCCACGGTGCCGCGCGGCAAGGGGCCGGACCTCTTCATCTTCGCGCAGGACCGGCTGGGCGGCTGGATCGAAGCGGGCAACACCATCGAGCCCATCGACTTCTTCGTGGATGACACGCTCAAGAAGCGCTTCATCCCCACCACGCTGGACGCGATGACGTACCGGGGCACGCTCTACGGCCTGCCGCTGAACTACAAGGTCACCACGCTCATCTACAACAAGAAGCTGGTGCCCACCCCGCCCAAGACGTCCGCGGAGCTGGTGCAGATCGCCAAGAAGATCACCAACAAGGGCGCTGGCAAGTTCGGCCTCGCGTACGCCTACGGCGACTTCTACTACCACGCGGCGCTGATGAACGGCTTCGGCGGCGGCGTGTTCGACGCCAAGTTCACCCCCACGATGAACTCGCCGGCGAACGTGAAGTCCATCGACCTGCTGATGAAGTGGATCGACAAGGACGGCATCCTCCCGGCCGAGCCCTCCACGGCGCTCGTCACCTCGCTGTTCAACGACGGCAAGACGGGCATGGTCATCTCCGGCCCCTGGTTCCTGGGGGAGATCGCCAAGGGCATCGAGTACGGCCTGGCGCCGCTGCCCACGCTGGATGAGGCGGACGGCAAGCCCATGCGCCCGTGGATGACGGTGGAGGGCGTGTACGTGACGGCGCCCTCGCAGAACAAGGAGGCCGCCTTCGACTTCGCCAAGTTCCTCACCGACACCGCGTCCGCCAAGGTGCTGGCGCTCGAGGGCCGCCAGAGCCCGGGCAACGCCCAGGTGTACACCGACGCCCAGGTCTCCAAGGATCCGCAGCTCAAGCCCTTCCGTGACCAGGTGGACACCGCGGTGCCCATGCCCAACGCGCCCGAGATGACGATGATCTGGTCGCCGGCCACCACCGCGATGAACTCCATCCTCAAGAAGACGGCCACGCCGAAGGCGGCGCTGGACACCGCGCAGAAGGCCGTCGCCAAGGACATCGCGGGGCTCCGGAAGAAGTGA